Proteins from one Niallia circulans genomic window:
- a CDS encoding DUF3889 domain-containing protein, whose product MKNRAFPILVASILIMAFLFPSHNIAVQKSDYEKYGSIAIAVVKADYPDQAVTDYKYMGRKKITTMEVEDSFQFIVKENSKEKTVQVIIKHDLENDKFISLTVSEPNQP is encoded by the coding sequence ATGAAAAATCGAGCTTTTCCTATTTTAGTTGCATCCATATTAATTATGGCATTCTTATTTCCGTCCCATAATATAGCGGTTCAAAAATCGGATTATGAAAAATACGGGAGCATTGCTATTGCTGTAGTGAAAGCAGATTATCCAGATCAGGCTGTTACTGATTATAAATATATGGGCAGAAAAAAGATTACAACAATGGAAGTGGAAGACAGCTTTCAGTTTATTGTTAAGGAAAACAGCAAAGAAAAGACAGTACAAGTAATAATAAAGCATGATTTGGAAAACGATAAGTTCATCTCTTTGACAGTGAGTGAACCTAATCAGCCATAA
- a CDS encoding ABC transporter ATP-binding protein yields MSETTLSVKNLTKTIGKRQIIKDISFELKSGEVFGFLGPNGAGKTTTIRMLVGLIKPTSGSIQICGYDVKKDFSKAMERLGCIVENPELYPYLTGWENLQFFARMLKGVDDKRIQEIVELVGLKERIHDKVKTYSLGMRQRLGIGQALLSRPKVLILDEPTNGLDPSGIREMRQFIRFLAKEEGLSVLVSSHLLSEIQLLCDRVSIILSGKIIHTETVHSLLTAQEKIFWRFTPMDAGVEVLRSVSPSVKIDGDTVITPFIEEEAGQWSRLLFEANVQVMEMNRKIPSLEHLFLELTGGESIE; encoded by the coding sequence TTGAGTGAGACTACCTTATCAGTAAAAAATTTAACCAAAACAATCGGAAAAAGACAAATTATCAAAGATATCAGCTTCGAGCTGAAAAGCGGTGAGGTGTTTGGCTTTCTTGGACCGAACGGTGCCGGAAAGACAACAACAATACGTATGCTTGTCGGTTTAATTAAACCTACATCAGGCTCCATTCAAATATGTGGCTACGATGTAAAAAAAGATTTCTCGAAAGCGATGGAAAGACTCGGTTGTATTGTAGAAAACCCAGAGCTTTATCCCTATTTAACAGGCTGGGAAAATCTTCAATTCTTTGCCCGTATGCTAAAGGGCGTTGACGACAAACGAATTCAAGAAATTGTTGAGCTAGTTGGTCTAAAGGAAAGAATTCACGATAAGGTTAAAACATACTCCCTCGGAATGAGGCAAAGGCTGGGAATAGGCCAAGCTCTGTTAAGCAGACCTAAGGTGTTAATCCTGGATGAGCCAACAAACGGCTTAGACCCGTCCGGCATAAGGGAAATGCGGCAGTTTATCCGCTTTCTGGCAAAGGAAGAAGGATTGAGTGTTTTAGTTTCGAGCCATCTCCTTAGTGAAATCCAATTGCTGTGTGACAGGGTGTCCATTATATTAAGCGGAAAAATTATCCATACAGAAACAGTTCATTCCTTGCTGACAGCACAGGAAAAGATATTTTGGCGCTTTACACCAATGGATGCTGGTGTAGAAGTATTAAGAAGCGTCTCACCAAGTGTCAAAATTGATGGGGATACAGTTATCACTCCATTTATTGAAGAAGAAGCGGGCCAGTGGAGCAGACTGTTATTCGAGGCAAATGTACAAGTAATGGAAATGAACAGGAAAATCCCTTCCTTAGAGCATCTCTTCCTTGAACTGACAGGAGGTGAATCCATTGAGTAA
- a CDS encoding hemolysin family protein: MDIFNLVIIAILIAFTAFFVASEFAIIRVRSSKIDQLVEEGNKNAIAAKKIITHLDEYLSACQLGITITALGIGWLGEETIHEILSPLFQLIHIPETAVTILSFSLSFAIITFLHVVVGELAPKTFAIHKAEAITLLSARPLIAFYKVLFPFIWVLNGSARVITRMFGLKPVSENDLAHSEEELRIIVSESFKSGEINQSEFKYVNKIFDFDDRIAKEIMVPRTEIISLEQASSLDDLMEVIQGEQFTRYPITDGDKDHIIGMINVKEIMTALIRSKDLSAKKLDSYIRPVIRVIETIPIHDLLVKMQKERIHMAILMDEYGGTSGLVTVEDIIEEIVGDIRDEFDMDEIPSIQKVKENHFILDAKLLITQVNSLLSIELDDEDIDTLGGWILTSNYDATEGDILTFDSYSFKIIEMEDHHIRYVEVMKMREVEEVPETAGQRQLAQSAVSTSEAEIV; this comes from the coding sequence TTGGACATATTTAACTTGGTTATAATAGCCATTTTGATTGCTTTTACTGCATTTTTTGTAGCTTCAGAGTTTGCTATTATCAGAGTGCGCAGTTCTAAAATCGACCAGTTAGTGGAGGAAGGCAACAAAAATGCCATTGCTGCAAAAAAAATCATCACACATCTTGATGAATATTTATCAGCATGCCAGTTAGGCATTACTATTACTGCACTTGGCATCGGCTGGCTTGGAGAGGAAACGATACATGAAATACTTTCCCCTTTATTCCAACTGATTCACATTCCAGAAACAGCTGTGACTATTCTATCCTTTTCTTTATCATTTGCCATTATTACTTTTCTTCATGTAGTAGTGGGAGAATTGGCTCCGAAAACATTTGCTATTCATAAAGCTGAGGCAATTACCTTATTATCAGCAAGACCATTAATTGCTTTTTATAAGGTTCTCTTCCCATTTATATGGGTCTTGAACGGATCTGCCAGAGTTATTACACGCATGTTTGGACTTAAGCCTGTTTCTGAAAATGATTTAGCTCATTCGGAAGAAGAACTTCGCATCATTGTCTCTGAAAGTTTTAAAAGCGGCGAAATAAACCAATCAGAGTTTAAGTATGTAAACAAAATTTTCGATTTTGATGATCGAATTGCGAAGGAAATTATGGTTCCACGTACAGAAATCATCTCATTGGAACAGGCAAGCTCTCTTGATGACTTAATGGAAGTCATTCAAGGTGAACAGTTTACAAGATACCCAATTACAGATGGTGACAAGGATCATATTATTGGCATGATTAACGTCAAGGAAATCATGACTGCATTGATTCGCTCAAAAGACTTGAGTGCCAAAAAGCTAGATTCGTATATTCGCCCTGTCATCCGAGTTATTGAAACCATTCCAATTCACGATCTGCTTGTCAAAATGCAGAAAGAACGAATTCATATGGCCATATTGATGGATGAATACGGCGGTACTTCAGGCTTAGTCACTGTTGAAGACATTATTGAAGAGATTGTCGGCGATATCCGTGATGAGTTTGATATGGATGAAATTCCAAGCATTCAAAAGGTAAAGGAAAATCACTTTATCCTAGATGCAAAACTGTTGATTACCCAAGTTAACTCCCTTCTTTCCATCGAATTGGATGATGAGGATATTGACACTTTGGGCGGTTGGATTCTTACTTCCAACTATGATGCAACAGAAGGAGACATTCTGACATTTGATTCTTATAGCTTTAAAATAATCGAAATGGAAGACCATCATATCAGATATGTGGAAGTAATGAAGATGCGTGAAGTGGAAGAAGTTCCAGAAACCGCAGGTCAAAGGCAACTTGCCCAATCTGCTGTGTCCACATCTGAAGCCGAAATAGTATAA
- a CDS encoding nitroreductase family protein, with protein MTTEISSGQFLDILKARRAVKVYDESHQLSKQEIEELLELAGRAPSAWNLQHWHFVVFHGTEAQERLLPIAFNQQQITQSSCVIAILGDLEADKNAEEVFGQDIGKGRIKEELAEVIKGQINGAYSNDVYPRDAANSNASLAAMQLMLAAKGKGLDTCAIGGFNRTKFVEEFKISERYLPLMLITVGKAAAPGRETDRLPLEKTTTWI; from the coding sequence ATGACTACAGAAATTAGCAGTGGGCAATTTTTGGATATTTTAAAAGCACGCAGAGCAGTGAAGGTTTATGATGAGAGCCATCAATTATCGAAGCAAGAAATTGAGGAACTCCTTGAGTTGGCAGGAAGAGCGCCGTCTGCTTGGAATCTGCAGCATTGGCATTTTGTTGTTTTTCACGGAACAGAAGCTCAGGAAAGACTTCTCCCAATCGCTTTTAATCAACAGCAAATAACACAATCATCTTGTGTAATCGCAATACTTGGTGATTTGGAAGCAGATAAAAATGCAGAGGAAGTATTCGGCCAGGATATTGGAAAAGGCAGAATAAAAGAAGAGCTTGCAGAGGTCATTAAAGGACAAATTAATGGAGCTTATTCAAACGACGTATATCCTAGGGATGCGGCGAACTCAAATGCTTCCTTGGCAGCTATGCAACTGATGCTTGCAGCGAAAGGAAAAGGACTTGATACATGTGCTATCGGCGGATTTAACCGTACAAAGTTTGTTGAAGAGTTCAAAATCTCTGAACGCTACCTGCCGCTAATGCTAATTACGGTTGGTAAAGCAGCCGCACCTGGAAGAGAAACAGACCGACTTCCATTAGAAAAGACAACAACTTGGATATAA
- a CDS encoding SGNH/GDSL hydrolase family protein: MKKNATIYILSLSTLVCLMWMFGLGWVLVDYAQGSKKELNTPNTLTEKAPSGGLQLLALGDSLTRGTGDQAGKGYIGYLKDKLAEKTDEQITLTNYGVKGATSKDLTAQIKQQEIQRQAKTADIIFITIGGNDLFQGGETLSHIDDNTISDLSASYNQNLKEILTTIRSINKEAPIYLIGLYNPFSDLENSDATSKIVRDWNYASSETSSAFAKTIFVPTYDIFQQNVQTYLYSDHFHPNKQGYELMADRVASLISWEVEEN, encoded by the coding sequence TTGAAGAAGAATGCAACCATCTACATTCTTTCGCTTTCTACACTCGTTTGTTTGATGTGGATGTTTGGCCTCGGCTGGGTTCTTGTCGATTATGCGCAAGGCTCAAAAAAAGAACTGAACACACCTAATACACTTACTGAAAAAGCACCTTCTGGCGGTCTCCAGCTTCTCGCATTAGGAGATTCACTAACAAGAGGAACAGGTGATCAGGCCGGAAAAGGTTATATCGGCTACCTGAAGGACAAGCTTGCAGAGAAAACAGATGAGCAAATCACTCTAACAAATTATGGTGTTAAAGGCGCAACCTCTAAGGATCTTACTGCCCAAATCAAGCAGCAGGAAATTCAAAGACAAGCAAAAACTGCTGATATTATTTTTATTACCATCGGCGGAAATGATTTGTTCCAAGGCGGGGAAACCCTTTCCCATATAGACGACAATACTATTTCTGATCTATCTGCATCTTACAATCAAAACTTGAAGGAAATATTAACTACCATTAGATCTATTAACAAGGAAGCACCAATTTATTTGATTGGTCTTTACAACCCATTCAGCGATTTGGAAAACAGTGACGCTACATCCAAAATTGTCCGTGATTGGAATTATGCAAGTTCTGAAACAAGCTCTGCCTTTGCAAAGACAATTTTTGTTCCTACATATGACATTTTCCAGCAAAATGTACAGACTTATCTTTATTCAGACCACTTCCATCCTAACAAACAGGGGTATGAATTAATGGCAGATAGAGTTGCTTCCTTAATTTCATGGGAGGTGGAGGAAAATTGA
- a CDS encoding response regulator transcription factor, with product MKILVIEDNESVCSMLEMFFLKENYDGKFIHNGKEALDFFLENQDWDIIIVDWMLPGMEGVTICRKIREVSSVPIIMLTAKDSESDQVLGLEMGADDYVTKPFSPLTLMARIKAVTRRYQKDSVSKVDSNFLTSEHFKISKETREVIYNGKVLSNLTPKEFDLLYYLISNPKQVFTREQLLDRVWGYQFYGDERTVDVHIKRLRNKIGTKEQPFIHTIWGVGYKFDETVGNGE from the coding sequence ATGAAGATATTAGTTATAGAGGATAATGAAAGTGTATGCTCCATGTTGGAGATGTTTTTTCTTAAGGAAAATTATGATGGAAAGTTTATACATAATGGTAAAGAAGCGCTTGATTTTTTTCTAGAGAACCAGGATTGGGATATCATCATTGTTGACTGGATGCTACCAGGAATGGAAGGAGTCACAATCTGCAGAAAGATTAGAGAGGTCAGCTCTGTACCTATTATTATGCTGACAGCCAAAGACAGTGAGTCAGATCAAGTGTTAGGTCTCGAAATGGGAGCAGATGATTATGTAACGAAGCCGTTCAGCCCATTGACGCTGATGGCAAGAATAAAGGCAGTTACCCGCCGCTATCAAAAGGATTCTGTCAGTAAAGTAGATTCAAACTTCCTGACAAGCGAGCATTTCAAAATCAGCAAGGAAACGAGAGAAGTCATTTACAATGGCAAGGTGCTTTCCAACTTAACGCCAAAGGAATTTGATCTACTGTATTACTTAATCAGCAATCCTAAGCAGGTATTTACAAGAGAGCAGCTGTTGGACCGAGTATGGGGTTATCAGTTTTATGGAGACGAAAGAACGGTAGATGTGCATATTAAAAGACTTCGCAACAAGATTGGCACAAAGGAGCAGCCGTTTATCCATACAATCTGGGGAGTAGGTTATAAATTTGACGAAACCGTTGGAAATGGAGAATAA
- a CDS encoding YitT family protein, protein MEAPQLETSIDVQKPQHKVLPKSVLLKRGLFIILGSVMMGVGIEEFLVPNQILDGGIVGISIILSHLFSIKLGFFIFLLNIPFFYIGYKQIGKTFALSTLLGITVLSITTILLHDVPVFTEDLLLATVFGGIILGVGVGIVLRFGGSLDGTEILALLFSKKLPFSVGEIIMFFNFFIFITAGFVFTWDRAMYSIIAYFIAFKVIDIVIAGLDESKSAWIISDHAEVIGETIIARLGRGVTYLKGEGAYTGDNKKVIFCVINRLEEAKLKLIVEELDPTAFLAVANIAEVRGGRFKKKDIH, encoded by the coding sequence ATGGAAGCACCGCAACTCGAAACGTCTATAGACGTTCAAAAACCTCAGCATAAAGTGCTGCCAAAAAGCGTGTTATTAAAAAGAGGGCTTTTTATCATTTTAGGAAGTGTCATGATGGGTGTTGGCATTGAGGAATTCCTCGTTCCTAACCAAATCCTTGATGGAGGAATTGTCGGCATTTCCATTATCCTTTCCCACTTGTTTTCCATTAAGCTCGGTTTTTTCATTTTCCTGCTTAATATTCCATTTTTCTATATTGGCTATAAACAAATCGGAAAGACTTTTGCCCTCTCTACTTTGTTAGGAATCACCGTATTATCCATAACCACCATTCTGCTTCATGATGTTCCAGTATTTACGGAAGATCTGCTCTTAGCAACCGTCTTTGGGGGAATTATATTAGGAGTCGGTGTGGGAATTGTTCTCCGCTTTGGAGGGTCTTTAGACGGCACCGAAATCCTTGCACTTCTTTTTAGCAAAAAGCTTCCCTTTTCAGTCGGAGAAATCATTATGTTTTTTAACTTCTTTATTTTCATTACAGCAGGTTTTGTTTTCACATGGGACAGAGCAATGTACTCTATTATTGCTTACTTCATCGCCTTTAAGGTTATTGATATTGTAATAGCTGGTCTTGATGAGTCGAAATCTGCCTGGATTATCAGTGACCATGCTGAAGTTATTGGAGAAACCATTATCGCTAGATTAGGACGAGGGGTTACTTATCTTAAGGGAGAGGGTGCTTATACTGGGGATAATAAGAAGGTTATTTTCTGTGTCATTAACAGGCTTGAGGAAGCAAAGCTGAAATTGATTGTAGAAGAACTTGACCCGACTGCATTTCTTGCTGTTGCTAATATTGCAGAAGTCCGGGGCGGCCGCTTTAAGAAAAAAGACATCCATTAA
- a CDS encoding ABC transporter permease has translation MSKLVYNEMLKLVKSKRLYVVTLIIGIMIAMFTYAQFREMENVKKRLGDVDWRTTLQQSIIDTQNRIGSSGISDEWRDQLKVRINQSQYYLDHDINPQEPGAPTFLRVFLDNSMQLLLPLMVMIVAADLVSSERSIGTIKLLLTRPVRRWRILLSKYITLVLSISFILFMFGLFAYIISGLFFGYVGWTAPILTGFTVEAGELNTAGVHLVPQWQYIMMVFGLAWFVSLVVGTLSFMLSILIRSTAAGMGVMLAFLISGTIISNIASSWESAKYLFMVNLRLTDYLQGNIPPIEGMSLPFSLTVLAIWGAAALVISFFTFTKKDIY, from the coding sequence TTGAGTAAACTTGTCTACAATGAAATGCTTAAGCTCGTCAAAAGCAAGCGACTGTATGTTGTTACATTGATTATCGGCATCATGATTGCTATGTTCACATATGCACAGTTTAGAGAAATGGAAAACGTGAAGAAACGCTTAGGGGATGTTGACTGGCGCACCACCTTGCAGCAATCGATCATCGATACACAAAACAGGATTGGCTCAAGCGGTATTTCAGATGAATGGCGGGACCAATTAAAGGTCCGCATCAATCAATCTCAATATTATCTTGATCATGACATCAACCCGCAAGAACCAGGTGCTCCAACATTCCTGCGTGTATTTCTAGATAACTCGATGCAGCTGTTACTGCCATTAATGGTGATGATTGTCGCTGCTGACCTTGTTTCCTCTGAACGCAGTATCGGCACCATTAAGCTGCTCTTAACACGGCCAGTCCGGAGATGGAGGATTTTACTCAGTAAGTACATTACATTAGTTTTGTCCATTTCGTTCATTCTCTTTATGTTCGGATTATTTGCTTATATTATCAGTGGACTATTCTTCGGATATGTTGGCTGGACCGCTCCTATTCTTACCGGCTTTACAGTTGAAGCAGGCGAGCTAAATACTGCCGGGGTTCATCTTGTACCACAATGGCAATATATCATGATGGTATTTGGACTAGCCTGGTTTGTTTCCCTCGTTGTTGGGACTCTTTCCTTTATGCTGTCAATTCTGATAAGGAGCACTGCTGCCGGGATGGGCGTTATGCTTGCCTTTTTAATTTCAGGGACAATTATCAGCAATATCGCCTCCTCCTGGGAGTCAGCAAAATATTTGTTCATGGTTAACTTGAGGCTCACCGACTACTTGCAAGGAAATATCCCTCCAATTGAAGGCATGTCGTTACCCTTTTCCTTGACTGTTCTAGCAATATGGGGAGCAGCAGCTTTAGTCATTTCGTTTTTTACCTTTACAAAAAAAGATATATACTAA
- a CDS encoding hemolysin family protein has translation MIVSNLLLIFVLIAFSAFFVAIEFAMVRVRPSRLNQLVAVGHKNAASAKTITTHLDSYLSACQLGITITSLGLGWLGEPTVLKLMAPVVEKLQLPDSAAHIISFVLAFSIVTYINVVIGELFPKSIAIGYAEKVTLVLSKPLIIFYKLTFPFIWVLNNAARLVARLYGVKSTDANENALSEEELQLILKESYQTGEINRTEYRYVQRIFEFDNRIANEVMVPRTEMAVLSEDMPLKDAITSISSQRYTRYPITKDGDKDAIVGFIHAKQILTDCIRNSCKEETPLKEYIQPIIHVMETIPIQLLLLRMQKERISIAILHDEFGGTAGLVTVEDILEEIVGDIMDEFDVDELPSIQKIGENHFRFDSKLHINEVSNLLGISIENDGVHTIGGWLLYKKPDISLGDSIEYEGFHFQAIDIQNGHISSIEVMKEV, from the coding sequence ATGATAGTATCAAATCTTCTGCTTATTTTTGTATTAATAGCCTTCTCGGCCTTTTTTGTTGCGATTGAATTTGCCATGGTTAGGGTAAGACCAAGCCGGCTCAATCAGCTGGTGGCTGTAGGACATAAAAACGCCGCTTCAGCCAAAACGATAACTACCCATTTAGACAGCTACCTATCTGCATGCCAGCTCGGTATAACTATTACCTCGCTCGGCCTTGGCTGGTTAGGTGAGCCAACTGTACTGAAGTTAATGGCGCCTGTTGTGGAAAAGCTGCAGCTACCTGATTCTGCCGCACACATTATTTCATTTGTGCTGGCATTTTCCATTGTAACGTATATTAATGTTGTGATTGGAGAGCTTTTTCCAAAGTCTATTGCAATTGGATATGCAGAAAAAGTTACTTTGGTTTTGTCTAAACCGCTGATTATATTCTACAAGTTGACCTTCCCTTTCATCTGGGTTCTGAATAATGCGGCAAGGTTAGTTGCCCGCCTATATGGTGTCAAAAGCACGGACGCAAATGAAAATGCCCTTTCAGAGGAAGAGCTTCAGCTTATCTTAAAGGAAAGCTACCAAACTGGGGAAATAAACAGGACTGAATACCGCTATGTCCAACGCATTTTTGAATTCGATAACAGGATTGCAAATGAAGTAATGGTTCCACGCACCGAAATGGCTGTCTTGTCCGAAGATATGCCACTTAAGGATGCGATCACTTCCATCAGCTCCCAACGCTACACAAGATACCCGATTACAAAGGATGGTGATAAGGACGCTATCGTCGGGTTTATTCATGCAAAACAGATTTTGACCGATTGTATAAGAAATAGCTGTAAGGAAGAAACCCCATTAAAAGAATATATACAACCGATTATCCATGTAATGGAAACAATTCCTATCCAACTGCTTTTATTAAGAATGCAGAAGGAACGAATCTCCATCGCAATTCTCCATGATGAGTTTGGCGGCACAGCTGGCCTTGTTACTGTCGAGGATATATTAGAAGAAATAGTTGGTGACATTATGGATGAATTTGATGTCGATGAATTACCTTCCATTCAAAAAATCGGCGAAAACCATTTTAGGTTTGATTCTAAACTTCATATAAATGAAGTAAGCAATCTGCTTGGCATTTCGATTGAAAATGATGGTGTTCATACAATCGGAGGATGGCTTCTTTATAAAAAGCCTGACATAAGCCTTGGTGATTCAATTGAATATGAGGGCTTTCATTTTCAAGCAATTGATATTCAAAATGGACACATATCTTCTATTGAAGTAATGAAAGAAGTATAG
- a CDS encoding M14 family zinc carboxypeptidase, whose protein sequence is MKKITIVMLCLVFLLPFPGDILAKELSRQEQYTYEEYQRDIWKMKSKYKKKLEVHTIGYSEYGRKLYGIKVGTGKKSILISGTHHGREWITALMVMKMVENQVKEEDLYNRMGDYSIWFVPMLNPDGVTIQQGEVRKFPLFSRMAIKKMNEGSKDFAHWKSNGRGVDLNRQYPAGWEELEGESPKPSFKNYKGEKPLEAKEVQAIVSLTDKIKPTLAVAYHSSGQEIYWQYNNKENSERDRDIASKLAATTGYELGKPDPDAIGAGYTDWFITTYHLPAFTIEICPSVEETSPPLGTFADEWQRNRNVTEVLLQEAKQLENIHKRNLDYR, encoded by the coding sequence ATGAAAAAAATAACTATAGTTATGCTTTGTCTTGTATTCTTACTTCCATTTCCAGGGGATATTCTGGCGAAGGAGTTAAGCAGGCAGGAGCAATACACATATGAAGAGTATCAGCGCGATATATGGAAAATGAAAAGCAAATACAAAAAGAAGCTTGAAGTACATACAATTGGCTATTCTGAATACGGCAGAAAGCTGTATGGAATAAAAGTAGGGACAGGCAAAAAATCCATTTTGATAAGTGGAACCCATCATGGCAGGGAATGGATCACAGCGCTCATGGTGATGAAAATGGTCGAGAATCAAGTAAAAGAAGAGGATCTTTACAATAGGATGGGAGATTATTCAATCTGGTTTGTTCCTATGCTTAATCCAGACGGTGTAACCATTCAGCAGGGGGAAGTTCGGAAATTTCCATTGTTTTCACGCATGGCCATCAAAAAAATGAATGAAGGTTCTAAAGACTTTGCCCATTGGAAGAGCAATGGAAGAGGAGTCGATTTGAACCGTCAATACCCTGCAGGCTGGGAAGAGCTTGAGGGGGAAAGTCCCAAACCTTCCTTTAAAAACTATAAAGGAGAAAAACCGCTTGAGGCCAAAGAGGTTCAAGCAATTGTCAGCTTAACAGACAAAATAAAGCCAACTTTGGCTGTAGCTTATCATTCATCAGGACAAGAAATATACTGGCAGTACAACAATAAGGAGAACAGTGAAAGGGACAGGGACATTGCCTCTAAATTAGCAGCAACAACAGGCTATGAGCTTGGTAAACCAGACCCTGATGCCATTGGGGCAGGATACACGGACTGGTTTATTACAACCTATCATTTGCCTGCTTTTACGATTGAAATATGTCCTTCTGTCGAAGAGACTAGTCCTCCTCTCGGCACCTTTGCAGACGAATGGCAACGCAATAGGAATGTGACAGAGGTTTTGCTTCAAGAAGCAAAACAATTGGAGAATATACATAAAAGGAACTTGGATTACAGATAA
- a CDS encoding GNAT family protein has protein sequence MHIPVDQETHIRMLLLQDSNELFQLIDQNRAYLKEWLPWIDHIISPYQYQSIIPDWHKQVSENNGFQAGIFYRDKLVGMISLQQLDWMSRQASIGYYLGKSVQGKGIMAKCVAAVLNHAFYYLNLNRIEIRCGISNVKSQAIPNKLQFRKEGIIRDGEWLYDHYHDLYLYSMLEREWTALHHRN, from the coding sequence TTGCATATACCTGTAGATCAAGAAACCCATATTCGTATGCTGCTTTTACAGGACAGCAATGAACTGTTTCAACTTATTGACCAAAATCGAGCCTATTTAAAGGAATGGCTTCCATGGATTGATCATATTATCTCTCCTTATCAATATCAGTCAATCATTCCAGATTGGCATAAACAGGTTTCGGAAAATAACGGCTTTCAAGCAGGCATTTTTTACAGAGACAAACTTGTTGGCATGATTTCACTTCAGCAGCTCGATTGGATGAGCAGGCAAGCGAGCATTGGCTATTATTTAGGCAAATCTGTGCAGGGAAAAGGAATTATGGCTAAATGTGTTGCTGCTGTCTTAAATCACGCTTTTTATTACTTGAACCTTAATCGCATTGAAATACGATGTGGTATCAGCAATGTCAAAAGCCAAGCAATTCCTAACAAGCTCCAGTTTAGAAAAGAGGGTATTATTAGAGATGGAGAATGGCTTTACGACCATTACCATGATTTATATTTATACAGCATGCTTGAACGAGAATGGACAGCACTACACCATCGTAATTAA
- the corA gene encoding magnesium/cobalt transporter CorA, with the protein MIEIIALTKNKTIETGLTIEDWKKGTYEWYWIDFHAPDDNEVDYLRNPLQFHPLSIEDCLHNLQRPKIDYFDEYTFFVTHSLEAKTYAKEELNLFVGDNYIVSFHKKPSIEVQYVAKKLLGEKSPAKWSQFTVLYELLDHLVDNYIPIIYEIEDFLNEIDENSDNKSMEVLLDDLYETRHRLLSVRHTVVPMRDLLYTLLNTKKLTAVSNKREYYSDIYDHLLKLAEVIESNREMTADIRDSYLSYNAHQSNRIMQILTVITTIFMPLSFLVGLYGMNFQNMPELTWKYGYFTLLGVMATIAVCMFLFFKRKGWFK; encoded by the coding sequence ATGATTGAGATTATTGCACTAACAAAGAACAAAACAATTGAAACTGGTCTGACAATAGAGGATTGGAAGAAAGGGACATATGAATGGTATTGGATTGATTTTCATGCACCTGATGATAATGAAGTTGATTATTTACGGAATCCCCTTCAATTCCATCCCCTTTCAATTGAAGATTGCCTCCATAATTTGCAGCGACCTAAAATAGACTATTTTGATGAATATACCTTTTTTGTCACACACAGCCTCGAAGCAAAAACTTATGCGAAAGAAGAGCTTAATCTTTTTGTAGGTGATAACTATATCGTCAGCTTTCATAAAAAGCCTTCCATTGAGGTTCAATATGTTGCTAAAAAGCTTTTAGGTGAAAAGTCTCCAGCTAAGTGGAGCCAATTTACGGTGCTGTATGAATTACTTGACCATCTTGTCGATAACTATATCCCAATTATTTATGAAATTGAGGATTTTTTGAATGAAATTGATGAGAATTCTGACAACAAATCAATGGAAGTATTGTTAGACGACCTTTATGAAACAAGACATCGTCTATTATCAGTACGCCACACGGTCGTCCCGATGCGTGATCTCCTTTATACATTGCTGAATACGAAAAAGCTGACAGCGGTGTCAAATAAGCGGGAATATTACTCCGATATTTATGACCACCTGCTAAAGCTTGCAGAGGTAATCGAGTCAAACAGAGAAATGACAGCCGATATTAGAGACAGTTATCTCTCTTATAATGCCCACCAATCTAATCGCATTATGCAAATCCTTACGGTGATTACGACCATATTTATGCCTTTGAGCTTTCTTGTTGGCCTTTATGGTATGAACTTTCAAAATATGCCTGAGCTGACTTGGAAATATGGCTATTTCACCCTATTAGGCGTTATGGCTACAATTGCTGTTTGTATGTTTTTATTCTTCAAAAGAAAAGGCTGGTTTAAATAA